Sequence from the Neptunomonas japonica JAMM 1380 genome:
ATAGTGAGCGTCGCTCCTAATTTAAGATGGCCCGGTGTTTGATGCTGTTTTAGTTCGTTTTCAAGGCTTCTGGCACGTTCAAGTAATGCCTCTACCCGAGGACGTACCAAACGTCCCAACTCATTAATCTGCAGTCGCTTACCGACTCTATCAAAGAGCTGTATGTCAAAATGATCCTCGAGATCTCTTAATGCACTGCTTGCAGCTGATTGCGACATAGAAAGGCTAGCCGCCGCACGTGTAATATTACTGTGATGAGCTACCGCTAAAAAAACTTCCAATTGACGCAGTGAGTACTTCATTATCGATATTTCCGATTATATATATATAAATATCCCGCTTTACCGATAACCTACTCTCTTATATCATTATCAACAATATTTAACCGCACTTAGAACAAAAAGTGCTTAGTGCCAATATACTTAAAACACAGAGAGATATACACATGTCATCAATCGGTCAGGAACAGGTCACCAGCGTACACCACTGGAACGACACGCTTTTCAGCTTTAAAACTACCCGTGATGCTGGTTTTCGTTTTAAGAATGGTTACTTCACTATGATAGGCCTAGAACACGAAGGACGCCCTCTGATGCGTGCCTACAGCATTGCTAGCGCCAACCACGAAGAAGAACTAGAGTTCTTTAGCATAAAAGTACAAGACGGCCCTCTTACATCCAAGCTACAACAGATAAAAGTAGGCGATAATATTTTGATCAGCAAAAAACCAACAGGCACGCTGATCAACGATCACTTATTGCCAGGTAAGCATTTGTACCTCATCAGCACAGGCACAGGGCTTGCGCCTTTCATGAGCATTATCAAAGACCCTGAAATCTACGAAGCTTACGATAAGGTCATTCTAACCCACGGAGTCCGCTTCAAGTCTGAACTCGCCTATGCGGACATGATTGTTAATGAACTGCCAAAAAATGAATATTTGGGTGAGCTTATCAGCGAAAAGCTGATGTACTATCCTACGGTTACACGTGAAAAATATCGTAATAATGGACGCCTGACAGACTTGATGGCAACTGGAAAGCTATCCAAAGATCTTGGTTTACCTGCGCTTAACCCAGACACAGACCGATTTATGATCTGCGGGAGCCCGAGCATGCTGAAAGATACTTGCACGCTGCTAGATAAGATGGGATTTTCTGAGCACCGCCGTAACGATTTGGGTCATTACGTTATAGAGCGAGCATTTGTAGAAAGCTAGTCAGCACCATGACTAGCTACCTCTTTTACCAGTTAGCCCTGCTGACTGGTTTTTTTATAGCACTTCGTTGCATTTAACGGCCCCGCTGTTCCCATAATCCAACTACCCTCCTCAGGTATAACGCGCTAAAGTTATAAAATGAACCTGCAGGACTTTATCTATGGATGCACAAGACCACCAGCCGAGATGGCGAAAACCAACTGTATTACTGTTTGTGATGGCGGCTGCTATGCCTTTCTCCATGGGCACATGGATGGCGCTTATCAACAACTTCTCAATTGAGTATGCACAGTTTGACGGCTCGGACATGGGCATCCTGCAAAGTGTGCGTGAGGTTCCTGGGTTCCTCTCATTTGCCGTAATTTTTTTACTACTGATCATCAAAGAGCAAACACTGGCCGTTGTTGCACTCGCTTTACTAGGCCTAGGCACAGCATTAACCGGTTTATTACCTAGCTTTATGGGACTGTGTTTTACCACCGTTCTTATGTCTGTTGGCTTTCACTATTTTGAAACGGTAAACCAGTCACTGCAACTACAATGGCTCACCAAGGAAGAGGCCCCTAAAATCATGGGCAAGCTCATTGCAATGGGTTCTGCTTGCGCGCTAACAGCCTATGGCATTGTCTATATCGGGCTAGAGTACTTTGGCTTATCCATGGTCTGGATTTACTTAGTCGGTGGTGGCATTACTTTTCTATTAGCAATGGTCGCTTGGGGTTTTTTCCCTCATTTTCCAGAAAAAGTAGAACAGCGTAAAAAGCTATTCTTAAAACAACGTTATTGGCTTTACTACGCATTAGTATTTATGAGCGGAGCCCGTCGACAAATTTTCGTTGTTTTTGCCGGCTTTTTGATGGTAGAAAAATTCGGCTTTAGCGCTGCAGAAATCACACTCATGTTTTTGGCTAATATGGCCATCAACATTGTGTTAGCCCCTCTTATTGGCAAACTGATTGCTCACTGGGGAGAAAGACGCGCCTTAACATTTGAATATATCGGATTAATCGGCGTATTTAGTGCTTACGCACTGGTCGACAGCGCCCTCTGGGGAGCTACGCTGTATATTATCGACCATCTATTTTTTGCCATGGCGATTGCCATTAAGACCTACTTTCAGAAGATAGCATCACCAGAAGATATTGCACCTACGGCTGGCGTCTCGTTCACTATTAATCATATTGCAGCTGTCATCATACCTGCTAGCTTCGGGTTGCTATGGTTAATATCACCCTCAATTGTATTCTATGCAGGTGCCACTATGGCAGGTATCTCGCTAATACTGGCTCAGCTAGTTCCCGACAGCCCAGTTGATGGGGCAGAAACGCGTATTACTCAGCCAGCGTCAGCGTAAATTTATACGTGTGCCATATTGATAATACCGTCATGTATAAACTGTATCGCTAATGCAGCGAGTACCACACCAAGAAAGCGGCGCAAGATATCATCACCCGTCCGGCCAATGATTTTCTTAACATAGCGGGACAGTATCATCATCACCAATGTACCCAAGCTGATGGTCAAAATAGCCAGGGTGATAGATAACGTACCTTGGTAATCAGATGCTTTTGAAAACAGAAGAATCGCTAGCGTTAAAGAACCGGGTCCCGCCAACATAGGAATAGACATCGGAAACACCGCAATATCTTTTCTTTCGGTGGTACTGGTGTGCTCTGTATCTTTGGTAATCATATGAAAGGCTGTATAGAACAACAAAATCCCACCCGAAATACGTAATGCATCGATACTAATTCCCAGCTTATGCAACAGAGGCTCACCAAAGTTACCAAACAGTATTAAAAGCGTCGAAGAGATAACTGCTGCTTTTATCGCCATTTTGACGCGATGGCGCATATCGTCGACAGGGACTAGCGAGTGGAAAATAAGCGCCGCGCCAATCGGATCAATAATAACAAACAGCGCAATCATCGCATTGAGATAAACAGCTATATCCACACATTACTCCTACACAAAAACAATAACTCGACTAAGGTCTAAACAATGAGCGCATAGTAATACTTCACAGGTGATAAATCATCCATTGCCGCAGCGTTCTAGTAAATAGACAAACTCTACATCCAAACCATCCCGCTTACATAAAAAAAGCACCCGAAGGTGCTTTAAAGCTAATGCTAGATCTGTATATGCAATATCGACATATCTGAACTTATATATTCGACCTTACATATTAGGATAGTTAGGACCGCCACCGCCTTCAGGCGTCACCCAAGTGATATTCTGAGACGGATCTTTAATATCACAGGTTTTACAATGCACGCAGTTCTGAGAGTTGACCTGGAAGCTGGTTTCACCGGCCTCATCTTCAACTACTTCATAAACCCCTGCCGGGCAATAACGCTGTGCAGGCTCTGCATATAAGGGAAGGTTCTTCGCTAACGGTACACTGCTGTCTTTGAGTGCTAAGTGGCACGGCTGATTCTCTTCATGATTGGTATTGGAGAGAAATACCGACGTCAGTTTATCAAAGCTCAGCACACCATCGGGCTTCGGATAGTCGATAGGTGTGAACTCTTTGGCCGGACGCATTTGTGCATAATCTTCATGATTATCACGCAGTGTAATGGGCAGCTTACCACCGAAGATGTTCTGGTCAATAAAGTTGAACGCACCACCGAGGTAGGGGCCAAACTTATGCATGGCTGGGCCAAAGTTGCGTGAGCGATATAGCTCATCGTGCAACCACGAGGCCTTAAAGGCCGTATTGAAACTTTCGAGCTGTTTACCACCCGTGCAGCCAGCTTTGAGGGCTTCAAAGACACTTTCGGCGGCAATCATGCCGGACTTCATGGCCGTATGAGTACCTTTGATCTTGGCAAAGTTCAATGTGCCGGCATTACAACCGATCACGAGACCACCAGGGAAGGTCATCTCGGGCAAGGCATTGAAGCCACCTTTAGCAATGGCACGCGCACCGTAAGAAACACGCTTACCCCCTTCTAAATACTGTTTGAGTACCGGGTGGTGCTTGAGGCGTTGGAACTCATCAAACGGGCTCACATAGGGATTCGCATAGTTAAGATCAACAATTAACCCAGCAACCACTTGGTTGTTTTCAGCATGGTAAAGGAAGAAACCACCGCTGGTGCCGCCTTCTAGCGGCCAGCCCGAGCCATGAAGCACCAGACCAGGTTTATGCTTGGCAGGATCAATATCCCACAGCTCTTTAATACCGATACCGTAATGCTGTGCATCCGCGTCTTTATCCAAACCAAAGGTTTGGTAAAGCTGTTTACCCAGATGGCCACGACAACCTTCAGCAAACAAGGTGTATTTAGCGTGCAGTTCCATGCCAGGCATGTAACCATCTTTTTCAGAACCATCTTCAGCCACGCCCATATCGCCGGTGGCAATTCCTTTCACGCTACCATCGTCATTAAACAGGACTTCAGATGCAGCAAATCCTGGGAAGATCTCAACGCCTAGCTGTTCTGCTTGCTCACCTAACCAGCGTGTCAGATTACCCAAGCTAACAATGTAGTTACCGTGGTTATGCATGGTTTTGGGAATAAAAGCATTCGGCAGCTTGGTCGCTTTTTCATTATCTTTTAGCAGGTACAGCTCGTCGTCTGTGACAGCGGTATTAAGCGGGGCGCCACGCTCTTTCCAATCCGGGAAAAGTTCATCCAAAGCGCGCGATTCAACGACAGCACCGGACAGGATATGGGCGCCAACTTCAGAGCCTTTCTCAACGACACATACAGTGAGTTCTTGTTCTTGCTCATTTGCCATCTGCATAAAACGACAGGCTGCGGATAATCCAGCGGGCCCAGCGCCTACGATGACAACATCAAATTCCATCGATTCGCGTTCTGACATCTTTACGTTCTCCTCAGAACTGTTCTATCTCAAGTGCCATCATAGAAGCACTTCCGGCTTTCATCGTTTGTAGGTGCATTTTCACACGCGGTAAAAAGTGTTCACAATAAAAACGTGCGCTCACCTGCTTACTTTCCAAAAACAGTGGATCTGTATCTGTATTACCGCTTAGTGCCTGTGCTTTTCCAGCACTGCGCAACATTAGCCAAGCGCCACATAGGTACCCAAGCGACATCATCAAGTTCACCCCTATCGCAGGGGCCTCTTCTTTATGGGAAAGCAGCCAGTCTACCCCATCTCGCACTGACTGTTCAGCTTCAATAGCATTACTTAGCTCCTGAGTGAATATTTCACCAACTTCAAGCGAAGCTAGCTCACAGCTGATTTCATCTAGTAACGCGAATAATGATTGCCCATTATCTGCCAAGGTTTTACGACCAACAAGGTCCAGCCCCTGAATACCGGTAGTGCCCTCATAGATAGGCAAAATACGAGCATCCCGAAAATGCTGAGCAGCGCCGGTTTCTTCAATAAAGCCCATACCACCATGAATCTGCACCCCCAGAGAGGTTAGCTCCTGAGCGAACTCCGTTATCCAACCTTTTACAATCGGGGTATATAGGTCTAATCGCGCCTGGCATATAGCCGCATCACTAACAGAACCTGTTGTTTTTAATACTTCGAGATTATCAGCTTGAGATGCAGCAACATAGGTTAGTGCACGCATGGCTTGTGTACCTGATTTCATTAACATCAGCATACGACGCACATCAGGGTGATTGATAATCGCAAGGCGGCTGCCGTCACGTAGCGTTCCTTGTAGGCGTTCTTTTGCATATGCCAAAGCATGCTGATAAGCCCGTTCTGAAACAGCTAGCCCCTGAAGCCCAACACCTTGTCGCGCATCATTCATCATAGTGAACATACAAGCTAATCCGGTATGAGGCTCTCCTACTAGGTACCCCACTGCACCATCGCTATCGCCAAAACTCATGACACACGTTGGACTCGCGTGGATACCCAACTTGTGCTCCAAGGAAACTGCCTTTACATCATTACGTGCACCTAATGAGCCATCAGCGTTAACTAAAAACTTAGGAACAATAAATAAAGAGATACCACGCACACCTGCAGGTGCATCCGGTAACCTCGCTAACACCAAATGCACCACATTATCGGTCATTTGATGGTCACCCCAGGTAATAAAGATCTTCTGCCCAAAAATTTTATAATTTCCAGCTTCTGGAACTGCTTTTGCTTTAATTGCTGCCAAATCAGACCCGGCATCAGGCTCGGTCAAATTCATAGTGGCAGTCCATTCACCGCTTATCATTTTTTCTAGATAAGTCTTTTTAAGTGCATCACTTGCATGCTCACTGACAGCTTCAACGGCACCCTGCGTTAACAAAGGACACAAGGAGAACGCCATATTAGATGACTGCCAAATCTCCATCACGGCTGTAGATAATGTTTTAGGTAGCCCCTGTCCACCATATGCAGGATCCCCCGCCAATGATGGCCAACCATTCTCCACAAACTGCTGATAAGCCGCTTTAAACCCAGCAGCCTCCTGCACGCCGCACTCAACCATTTGTGCACCCGCTTGGTCGCCAATTTTATTTAATGGCGCCAATACTTCACTACCT
This genomic interval carries:
- a CDS encoding ferredoxin--NADP reductase, translated to MSSIGQEQVTSVHHWNDTLFSFKTTRDAGFRFKNGYFTMIGLEHEGRPLMRAYSIASANHEEELEFFSIKVQDGPLTSKLQQIKVGDNILISKKPTGTLINDHLLPGKHLYLISTGTGLAPFMSIIKDPEIYEAYDKVILTHGVRFKSELAYADMIVNELPKNEYLGELISEKLMYYPTVTREKYRNNGRLTDLMATGKLSKDLGLPALNPDTDRFMICGSPSMLKDTCTLLDKMGFSEHRRNDLGHYVIERAFVES
- a CDS encoding MFS transporter, which encodes MDAQDHQPRWRKPTVLLFVMAAAMPFSMGTWMALINNFSIEYAQFDGSDMGILQSVREVPGFLSFAVIFLLLIIKEQTLAVVALALLGLGTALTGLLPSFMGLCFTTVLMSVGFHYFETVNQSLQLQWLTKEEAPKIMGKLIAMGSACALTAYGIVYIGLEYFGLSMVWIYLVGGGITFLLAMVAWGFFPHFPEKVEQRKKLFLKQRYWLYYALVFMSGARRQIFVVFAGFLMVEKFGFSAAEITLMFLANMAINIVLAPLIGKLIAHWGERRALTFEYIGLIGVFSAYALVDSALWGATLYIIDHLFFAMAIAIKTYFQKIASPEDIAPTAGVSFTINHIAAVIIPASFGLLWLISPSIVFYAGATMAGISLILAQLVPDSPVDGAETRITQPASA
- a CDS encoding MarC family protein gives rise to the protein MDIAVYLNAMIALFVIIDPIGAALIFHSLVPVDDMRHRVKMAIKAAVISSTLLILFGNFGEPLLHKLGISIDALRISGGILLFYTAFHMITKDTEHTSTTERKDIAVFPMSIPMLAGPGSLTLAILLFSKASDYQGTLSITLAILTISLGTLVMMILSRYVKKIIGRTGDDILRRFLGVVLAALAIQFIHDGIINMAHV
- a CDS encoding electron transfer flavoprotein-ubiquinone oxidoreductase; its protein translation is MSERESMEFDVVIVGAGPAGLSAACRFMQMANEQEQELTVCVVEKGSEVGAHILSGAVVESRALDELFPDWKERGAPLNTAVTDDELYLLKDNEKATKLPNAFIPKTMHNHGNYIVSLGNLTRWLGEQAEQLGVEIFPGFAASEVLFNDDGSVKGIATGDMGVAEDGSEKDGYMPGMELHAKYTLFAEGCRGHLGKQLYQTFGLDKDADAQHYGIGIKELWDIDPAKHKPGLVLHGSGWPLEGGTSGGFFLYHAENNQVVAGLIVDLNYANPYVSPFDEFQRLKHHPVLKQYLEGGKRVSYGARAIAKGGFNALPEMTFPGGLVIGCNAGTLNFAKIKGTHTAMKSGMIAAESVFEALKAGCTGGKQLESFNTAFKASWLHDELYRSRNFGPAMHKFGPYLGGAFNFIDQNIFGGKLPITLRDNHEDYAQMRPAKEFTPIDYPKPDGVLSFDKLTSVFLSNTNHEENQPCHLALKDSSVPLAKNLPLYAEPAQRYCPAGVYEVVEDEAGETSFQVNSQNCVHCKTCDIKDPSQNITWVTPEGGGGPNYPNM
- a CDS encoding acyl-CoA dehydrogenase, which encodes MSEYHFPRQDAQFVLDHIVEFPLICDRLGQEELNSGLNDAILEEAARLGSEVLAPLNKIGDQAGAQMVECGVQEAAGFKAAYQQFVENGWPSLAGDPAYGGQGLPKTLSTAVMEIWQSSNMAFSLCPLLTQGAVEAVSEHASDALKKTYLEKMISGEWTATMNLTEPDAGSDLAAIKAKAVPEAGNYKIFGQKIFITWGDHQMTDNVVHLVLARLPDAPAGVRGISLFIVPKFLVNADGSLGARNDVKAVSLEHKLGIHASPTCVMSFGDSDGAVGYLVGEPHTGLACMFTMMNDARQGVGLQGLAVSERAYQHALAYAKERLQGTLRDGSRLAIINHPDVRRMLMLMKSGTQAMRALTYVAASQADNLEVLKTTGSVSDAAICQARLDLYTPIVKGWITEFAQELTSLGVQIHGGMGFIEETGAAQHFRDARILPIYEGTTGIQGLDLVGRKTLADNGQSLFALLDEISCELASLEVGEIFTQELSNAIEAEQSVRDGVDWLLSHKEEAPAIGVNLMMSLGYLCGAWLMLRSAGKAQALSGNTDTDPLFLESKQVSARFYCEHFLPRVKMHLQTMKAGSASMMALEIEQF